A genomic segment from Spinacia oleracea cultivar Varoflay chromosome 3, BTI_SOV_V1, whole genome shotgun sequence encodes:
- the LOC110788464 gene encoding protein FAR1-RELATED SEQUENCE 6-like, which yields MNKEEVKLNLSGGDARAMVDYFNKLTADNQNFFHMERYAEGGGLQDIVWVDARSRATCKEFGDDPAMRRALKETKKDTTHRWCLWHILKKFPKYLNKHENYEDLKAELENVIYNSNDPVTFEMAWNDVIVHYVVKYNSAYKWLEVYTKDVFWAGTRTIQRSESYNHFLKGYVDRNTYLYQFVQSYLKAMAKKAMDEHSTYRSDQRFIRQLATVFHVETLFRKIYTDRAYSLVQEEVRKICYKTVTVSRTITCDSGTIIEYIFYDRKWIKPKNSRAAEILTENRVQYVVTYHSSTHEAYCQCKGFECKGILCRHVIKVYDMKGVREDIIPEKFILQRWWKDIPRKIIRVKVSYHDPSKTEDVIKYDSMMRKLESICSKASSYQESMSVVTVMMSLMDIRVDEVIVMVNQNKLKAEQAAFVTNNKVLGTSSSVANDKVVADTPQSVAMINSQCRRPDQTPVNVCHK from the exons ATGAATAAGGAAGAGGTGAAGTTGAATCTAAGTGGTGGTGATGCCCGGGCAATGGTTGATTACTTTAACAAGTTGACAGCTGATAATCAGAACTTCTTCCACATGGAAAGGTACGCGGAAGGAGGTGGTCTTCAAGACATAGTTTGGGTTGATGCGAGGAGTAGGGCAACGTGCAAAGAGTTTGGAGAC GATCCTGCAATGAGGAGAGCATTGAAGGAGACCAAGAAAGATACAACACATAGGTGGTGTTTGTGGCATATTCTCAAAAAGTTCCCCAAATACTTGAATAAGCATGAGAACTATGAAGATTTGAAGGCTGAGCTTGAGAATGTAATATATAACAGCAATGATCCCGTTACATTTGAAATGGCTTGGAATGATGTTATTGTTCACTACGTCGTCAAATATAATTCTGCTTACAAATGGTTGGAAG TGTATACGAAAGATGTTTTTTGGGCTGGCACGCGGACCATCCAACGTTCTGAGAGCTATAATCATTTCCTCAAAGGATATGTGGATCGCAACACATACCTTTACCAGTTTGTGCAGAGTTATCTTAAGGCCATGGCGAAAAAGGCCATGGATGAACACTCAACATATAGGAGTGATCAACGGTTTATTAGGCAGCTTGCAACCGTGTTCCATGTTGAGACATTGTTCCGAAAGATCTACACAGATCGTGCGTATTCGTTGGTGCAAGAGGAGGTCCGAAAGATCTGTTACAAGACGGTTACAGTTTCCAGAACCATCACATGTGATAGTGGTACTATAATTGAGTATATTTTTTATGACCGGAAGTGGATTAAACCAAAGAATTCAAGGGCTGCTGAAATACTGACTGAGAATCGAGTGCAATACGTGGTAACATATCACTCCTCAACCCATGAAGCATATTGCCAATGCAAGGGGTTTGAATGTAAGGGTATATTGTGTAGGCACGTTATTAAGGTGTATGACATGAAGGGTGTTCGTGAAGATATAATTCCCGAGAAATTTATTTTGCAGAGATGGTGGAAGGACATACCAAGGAAGATTATAAGGGTCAAGGTTTCGTATCATGATCCGTCTAAGACGGAGGATGTAATTAAATATGACTCCATGATGCGAAAGTTGGAGTCAATCTGCTCAAAAGCATCATCGTACCAGGAAAGTATGTCAGTTGTGACAGTAATGATGAGTTTAATGGATATCCGGGTTGACGAGGTAATCGTAATGGTGAACCAAAACAAGCTTAAGGCTGAACAAGCTGCATTTGTGACAAATAACAAGGTTTTGGGCACTTCGTCGTCTGTGGCCAATGACAAGGTTGTGGCTGATACTCCTCAATCTGTGGCTATGATAAATTCCCAATGTCGTCGGCCTGATCAGACCCCGGTTAATGTTTGCCACAAATGA